A genomic region of Cygnus atratus isolate AKBS03 ecotype Queensland, Australia chromosome 13, CAtr_DNAZoo_HiC_assembly, whole genome shotgun sequence contains the following coding sequences:
- the SOWAHD gene encoding ankyrin repeat domain-containing protein SOWAHD: MARRERERAGGSAERRAAGSPRGFGRPEPPGGAVARVSHLWPGAAGSRERLQAPHPADPGGSWGRAAGRPAVGPGSTRRKELKGILLQSSGSTKRSAPAQVVPGGSGLLAGQHQEQEPPEHSPEVLSLALDPLEHEWLLTVAQGDAENIVRLLDLDPSLLTRKDFVTGFTALHWLAKHGHHESFIEVVAHAQKKGYPVNVNVPAASGGLTPLHLAALQGHELLIKLLVGAYGADTSCRDHSGRKAWQYLRADAPRELKELAGALEEDLAQLHICNTNNNCKSSGQAMAGRDCVDFGAGGKTQQPRSLSTLWDFVKQAFTFFHER; the protein is encoded by the coding sequence ATGGCCCGGAGGGAGCGGGAGAGGGCCGGGGGCTCGGCGGAGCGTCGGGCGGCGGGGTCCCCCCGGGGCTTTGGGCGCCCGGAGCCGCCCGGCGGGGCCGTGGCCCGGGTGTCCCACCTGTggccgggcgctgcggggagcAGGGAGCGCCTGCAGGCCCCGCACCCGGCTGACCCTGgcggcagctggggcagggcggCGGGCAGGCCGGCCGTCGGCCCCGGCAGCACCCGGAGGAAGGAGCTGAAGGgaatcctcctgcagagcagcgGCAGCACCAAGCGGAGCGCCCCAGCACAGGTGGTGCCCGGTGGCAGCGGGCTCCTGGCCGGGCAGCATCAGGAGCAGGAGCCTCCGGAGCACAGCCCCGAGGTGCTGTCCCTTGCCTTGGACCCTCTGGAGCACGAGTGGCTGCTGACGGTGGCCCAAGGCGATGCGGAGAACATCGTCAGGCTGCTGGACCTGGACCCAAGCCTGCTGACCAGGAAAGACTTCGTGACGGGCTTCACCGCTCTGCACTGGCTCGCCAAGCACGGCCACCACGAGAGCTTCATCGAGGTGGTTGCCCACGCCCAGAAGAAGGGCTATCCCGTCAATGTGAACGTCCCTGCTGCCAGCGGCGGGCTCACCCCCTTGCACCTGGCTGCCCTGCAGGGCCATGAGCTGCTCATCAAGTTGCTGGTGGGAGCTTACGGGGCGGACACCAGCTGCAGGGACCACAGCGGGCGCAAGGCCTGGCAGTACCTGAGGGCAGATGCTCCCAgggagctgaaggagctggcgGGGGCCTTGGAGGAGGACTTGGCCCAGCTGCACATTTGCAACACCAACAACAACTGTAAGTCATCTGGACAGGCCATGGCAGGGAGGGACTGTGTGgattttggggctggggggaaaaCCCAGCAGCCCCGTAGCCTGTCAACCCTCTGGGACTTTGTCAAACAGGCGTTCACCTTCTTCCATGAGCGCTGA